The Elephas maximus indicus isolate mEleMax1 chromosome 19, mEleMax1 primary haplotype, whole genome shotgun sequence genome contains a region encoding:
- the SGCA gene encoding alpha-sarcoglycan isoform X2 gives MGRDPAAQDASPSTLLPPLLPCSCPCHSQGPSQVGAAMAAVLVWTLLLVGLLAGLAGTKAQQTTLHPLVGRIFVHTLDHATFLRLPEHVAIPPSTRITYHAHLQGHPDLPRWLRYTQRSPYHPGFLYGTATSEDRGRQVIEVVAYNRDSFETTWQRLVLMIGDPEGPLLPYQAEFLVQSHDVEEVLPSMPAGRFLTALGGLWEPGELQLINITSALDRGGRVPLPIEGRKEGVYIKVGSASPFSTCLKMVASPDSHARCAQGQPPLLSCYDTLAPHFRVAWCNVSLVDKSVPEPMDEMPTPGDGILEQDPFFCPPTEATARDFLTDALVTLLVPLLVALLLTLLLAYIMCCRREGRLKRDLVTSDIQMVHHGTIRENTEELRQMAASREVPRPLSTLPMFNVRTGERLPPRVDSAQVPLILDQH, from the exons ATGGGGAGGGACCCAGCTGCTCAGGACGCCTCCCCCTCCACCCTTCTGCCCCCCCTCCTTCCCTGCTCTTGTCCCTGTCACTCACAGGGGCCCAGCCAGGTCGGGGCAGCCATGGCGGCAGTGCTGGTCTGGACTCTTCTCCTTGTGG GTCTCCTGGCAGGGCTGGCAGGCACCAAGGCCCAGCAGACCACCCTCCATCCTCTTGTGGGTCGCATCTTTGTACACACCTTGGATCACGCCACCTTCCTTCGCCTTCCTGAGCATGTTG CTATCCCACCTTCCACCCGCATCACCTACCATGCCCACCTCCAGGGACACCCAGACCTGCCGCGGTGGCTCCGCTACACCCAGCGTAGCCCCTACCACCCTGGCTTCCTCTATGGCACTGCCACCTCAGAAGATCGCGGCCGCCAGGTCATCGAG GTCGTAGCCTACAATCGGGACAGCTTTGAGACCACCTGGCAGAGACTGGTGCTGATGATTGGGGACCCGGAAG GCCCCTTGCTGCCGTACCAGGCTGAGTTCCTGGTGCAGAGCCATGACGTGGAGGAGGTGCTGCCCTCGATGCCTGCCGGCCGCTTCCTCACAGCCCTGGGGGGGCTCTGGGAGCCGGGGGAGCTCCAGCTTATAAATATCACCTCCGCCTTGGACCGTGGGGGCCGTGTGCCCCTTCCAATTGAGGGCCGCAAAGAAGG GGTGTACATCAAGGTGGGCTCAGCCTCACCCTTCTCCACCTGTCTGAAGATGGTGGCGTCCCCTGACAGCCATGCCCGCTGTGCCCAGGGCCAGCCTCCACTTCTGTCCTGCTATGACACCTTGGCACCCCACTTCCGTGTTGCTTGGTGCAATGTGTCCCTG GTGGATAAGTCAGTGCCAGAGCCCATGGACGAGATGCCCACCCCAGGTGATGGGATCCTGGAGCAGGACCCGTTCTTCTGCCCACCCACTGAGGCCACAGCCCGAGACTTCCTGACTGACGCACTGGTCACCCTCCTGGTGCCCCTGCTGGTGGCCCTGCTGCTCACCCTGCTGCTGGCCTACATCATGTGCTGTCGACGGGAGGGACG GCTGAAGAGAGACCTGGTCACCTCTGA CATCCAGATGGTCCACCATGGCACCATCCGTGAGAACACGGAGGAGCTGCGGCAGATGGCAGCCAGCCGCGAGGTGCCCCGGCCACTCTCCACCCTGCCCATGTTCAACGTGCGCACGGGTGAACGGCTGCCTCCTCGTGTGGACAGCGCCCAGGTGCCCCTCATCCTGGACCAGCACTGA
- the SGCA gene encoding alpha-sarcoglycan isoform X1 encodes MGRDPAAQDASPSTLLPPLLPCSCPCHSQGPSQVGAAMAAVLVWTLLLVGLLAGLAGTKAQQTTLHPLVGRIFVHTLDHATFLRLPEHVAAIPPSTRITYHAHLQGHPDLPRWLRYTQRSPYHPGFLYGTATSEDRGRQVIEVVAYNRDSFETTWQRLVLMIGDPEGPLLPYQAEFLVQSHDVEEVLPSMPAGRFLTALGGLWEPGELQLINITSALDRGGRVPLPIEGRKEGVYIKVGSASPFSTCLKMVASPDSHARCAQGQPPLLSCYDTLAPHFRVAWCNVSLVDKSVPEPMDEMPTPGDGILEQDPFFCPPTEATARDFLTDALVTLLVPLLVALLLTLLLAYIMCCRREGRLKRDLVTSDIQMVHHGTIRENTEELRQMAASREVPRPLSTLPMFNVRTGERLPPRVDSAQVPLILDQH; translated from the exons ATGGGGAGGGACCCAGCTGCTCAGGACGCCTCCCCCTCCACCCTTCTGCCCCCCCTCCTTCCCTGCTCTTGTCCCTGTCACTCACAGGGGCCCAGCCAGGTCGGGGCAGCCATGGCGGCAGTGCTGGTCTGGACTCTTCTCCTTGTGG GTCTCCTGGCAGGGCTGGCAGGCACCAAGGCCCAGCAGACCACCCTCCATCCTCTTGTGGGTCGCATCTTTGTACACACCTTGGATCACGCCACCTTCCTTCGCCTTCCTGAGCATGTTG CAGCTATCCCACCTTCCACCCGCATCACCTACCATGCCCACCTCCAGGGACACCCAGACCTGCCGCGGTGGCTCCGCTACACCCAGCGTAGCCCCTACCACCCTGGCTTCCTCTATGGCACTGCCACCTCAGAAGATCGCGGCCGCCAGGTCATCGAG GTCGTAGCCTACAATCGGGACAGCTTTGAGACCACCTGGCAGAGACTGGTGCTGATGATTGGGGACCCGGAAG GCCCCTTGCTGCCGTACCAGGCTGAGTTCCTGGTGCAGAGCCATGACGTGGAGGAGGTGCTGCCCTCGATGCCTGCCGGCCGCTTCCTCACAGCCCTGGGGGGGCTCTGGGAGCCGGGGGAGCTCCAGCTTATAAATATCACCTCCGCCTTGGACCGTGGGGGCCGTGTGCCCCTTCCAATTGAGGGCCGCAAAGAAGG GGTGTACATCAAGGTGGGCTCAGCCTCACCCTTCTCCACCTGTCTGAAGATGGTGGCGTCCCCTGACAGCCATGCCCGCTGTGCCCAGGGCCAGCCTCCACTTCTGTCCTGCTATGACACCTTGGCACCCCACTTCCGTGTTGCTTGGTGCAATGTGTCCCTG GTGGATAAGTCAGTGCCAGAGCCCATGGACGAGATGCCCACCCCAGGTGATGGGATCCTGGAGCAGGACCCGTTCTTCTGCCCACCCACTGAGGCCACAGCCCGAGACTTCCTGACTGACGCACTGGTCACCCTCCTGGTGCCCCTGCTGGTGGCCCTGCTGCTCACCCTGCTGCTGGCCTACATCATGTGCTGTCGACGGGAGGGACG GCTGAAGAGAGACCTGGTCACCTCTGA CATCCAGATGGTCCACCATGGCACCATCCGTGAGAACACGGAGGAGCTGCGGCAGATGGCAGCCAGCCGCGAGGTGCCCCGGCCACTCTCCACCCTGCCCATGTTCAACGTGCGCACGGGTGAACGGCTGCCTCCTCGTGTGGACAGCGCCCAGGTGCCCCTCATCCTGGACCAGCACTGA